A section of the Prevotella melaninogenica genome encodes:
- a CDS encoding RagB/SusD family nutrient uptake outer membrane protein has protein sequence MSTKIYLLLFAAAAFLFSSCNNYLDKSPDSELDVEIDTEEKIAELLTGAYPEASYIPFLEPRTDNVEERANGIHSQLNESMFFWEDYDQEDLDTPLNYWNACYKGIAQANKALELLSRYPKTDRVKALYGEAFLLRAYLHFMLVNIWAEPYGGKATDMGIPYITKPEKHALVDYERGTVSEVYEQIEKDLKLGISLVSDKYYKHPKFHFNKKAAYAFASRFYLMKGDWKSVVAYADYVLGGDPKQQLRPWRQYANEYEFNHKNLFRRYNATDEPANLLMTTTESRLARTLPTEKYGPTIGTVDKVFTQTGIEGARDYEKMNFIGTYIFTASPAPVTTGRYLAKFDELSNVESIGSKPRGLYVTNVLFTVDEVLLNRMEAYAMLKEYNRAIDDYLQYMQGKFGFFPSIERAVYTSTNSNNYNIYTPFYGLTLKQLAMVKLFLDFRRKEFYQEGLRWFDIRRFHLAVKRSSKSSYYFPLEKDDPRKVLQIPAEAIQRGLAPNPRERNEPIR, from the coding sequence ATGAGTACAAAGATATATTTACTACTGTTTGCAGCGGCTGCCTTCCTTTTCAGCAGCTGTAATAACTACCTCGATAAGAGTCCCGACTCGGAACTCGATGTAGAGATTGATACTGAGGAGAAGATTGCCGAACTCCTTACGGGTGCTTATCCCGAAGCAAGCTATATCCCCTTTCTCGAGCCACGCACAGACAACGTGGAGGAACGTGCAAACGGTATTCACTCACAACTGAATGAGTCAATGTTCTTCTGGGAGGATTATGATCAGGAAGACCTTGACACACCACTGAACTACTGGAATGCCTGCTATAAAGGTATTGCGCAGGCAAATAAGGCACTCGAACTGCTCAGCCGCTATCCTAAGACTGACCGCGTGAAGGCCTTATATGGTGAGGCCTTCTTGCTGAGAGCCTATCTCCATTTTATGCTCGTCAACATCTGGGCAGAGCCTTATGGTGGAAAGGCTACCGATATGGGTATTCCTTATATCACAAAGCCTGAGAAGCATGCCCTTGTCGACTATGAGCGTGGGACTGTCAGTGAGGTCTATGAACAGATAGAGAAGGATTTGAAGTTGGGTATATCCCTTGTTTCAGATAAGTATTATAAGCATCCAAAGTTCCATTTCAACAAGAAGGCTGCCTATGCCTTTGCTTCCCGTTTCTACTTGATGAAGGGCGACTGGAAGTCGGTGGTTGCCTATGCTGATTATGTTTTAGGCGGTGACCCTAAGCAGCAGCTTCGTCCGTGGCGACAGTATGCTAACGAGTATGAGTTTAACCATAAAAACCTCTTCCGTCGTTATAATGCTACTGATGAGCCTGCTAATCTGCTAATGACAACAACCGAGTCACGTCTGGCTCGCACATTACCTACGGAGAAGTATGGCCCGACGATTGGAACCGTTGACAAGGTTTTTACACAAACAGGAATCGAAGGTGCACGTGACTATGAAAAGATGAACTTCATCGGTACTTATATCTTCACCGCATCTCCTGCCCCAGTAACGACAGGTCGCTATCTGGCTAAGTTTGATGAGCTTTCTAATGTAGAGAGCATAGGTTCAAAGCCTCGTGGTCTTTATGTGACCAATGTGCTCTTCACCGTTGACGAGGTACTGTTGAATCGTATGGAAGCGTATGCAATGCTCAAGGAGTATAATCGTGCCATCGATGACTACCTGCAGTATATGCAGGGTAAGTTTGGCTTCTTCCCTTCTATCGAACGTGCTGTTTATACATCAACCAACAGCAACAACTATAATATCTACACACCGTTCTATGGCTTGACGTTAAAGCAGCTGGCAATGGTAAAGCTCTTTCTTGACTTCCGTCGTAAGGAATTCTATCAGGAAGGACTTCGCTGGTTTGATATCCGCCGTTTCCATCTGGCTGTGAAACGTTCTTCAAAGAGTTCATACTACTTCCCATTGGAGAAAGATGACCCTCGCAAGGTTCTACAGATACCAGCTGAGGCTATCCAGCGTGGTCTTGCGCCTAATCCAAGGGAGCGTAATGAGCCTATCAGATAA
- a CDS encoding putative zinc-binding metallopeptidase, which yields MKKIFIALLAAVILVGCGDEKLNDRSVVDEGRKQIESTELDKWILDNITKPYGIEVVYRWEKNASATGTFIYPPKIEKVRAVLEAVKTLGLETYELDEVGGKGFLRGRAPIRLYLYGGANPDENGVERLYNHRLTAAEMCLYHVNNFEASDSDKVYVLMRSVHHQLAKRLMQLIPYNRDKFLSISGNRYTGSTELISAPLSYARTGKEKFGLDGYANKRGFYTMLSFLSAEDDFAEIISATLTSKPKELADAALTAQTPDTDIDPEVSQRYAKEAEQAYKEFMAKQAFVNEYVQKSWQVNLKQMQDICVRRLYSYVKQH from the coding sequence ATGAAGAAGATATTTATAGCCCTCCTCGCAGCAGTCATCCTTGTAGGATGTGGCGACGAAAAGCTGAACGACAGAAGCGTGGTTGATGAGGGTAGGAAACAAATAGAGAGCACTGAGCTTGACAAGTGGATTCTCGACAATATCACAAAGCCATACGGCATTGAGGTGGTCTACCGCTGGGAGAAGAATGCAAGTGCAACGGGTACGTTCATCTATCCGCCAAAGATAGAAAAGGTGCGTGCCGTGCTTGAAGCCGTGAAGACACTCGGACTGGAAACATACGAACTGGACGAGGTTGGCGGGAAGGGGTTCCTGCGAGGACGTGCACCCATCAGACTCTATCTCTATGGTGGAGCTAATCCTGATGAGAACGGTGTAGAGCGACTCTATAACCACCGCTTGACAGCGGCAGAGATGTGTCTTTACCACGTCAATAACTTTGAGGCAAGTGATTCCGACAAAGTCTATGTCCTTATGCGCAGCGTACATCATCAGTTGGCTAAGCGTCTTATGCAGCTGATACCCTATAACCGTGACAAATTCCTCAGCATTAGTGGCAACCGTTATACAGGTTCAACGGAGTTGATATCTGCCCCACTGAGCTATGCCCGTACAGGAAAGGAGAAGTTCGGACTTGATGGTTATGCCAACAAACGTGGCTTCTATACGATGCTCTCCTTCCTCTCGGCTGAAGATGACTTTGCTGAAATCATCAGTGCGACGCTGACCTCTAAGCCTAAGGAACTGGCTGACGCGGCCCTTACTGCTCAGACTCCTGATACGGACATTGACCCAGAGGTATCACAGCGTTACGCCAAGGAGGCCGAACAGGCTTACAAGGAATTTATGGCGAAGCAGGCTTTTGTCAATGAGTATGTACAAAAGTCTTGGCAGGTCAACCTCAAGCAAATGCAGGATATCTGTGTCCGCAGACTATACTCTTACGTAAAACAGCATTAA
- a CDS encoding DUF4302 domain-containing protein, with protein MLPLLLLAACSSNDDDFDKSPSQRSSESIASLKDELVNAPHGWRVIYFPKTDSLLFSNPSELIPHSGFRGRYGYGGDCFTMKFNTDNTVEMRADYTAQSVATAQRSEYLVSRNSYTQLSFITYNYLHQLVNDRFAGSSDFLYVGKNEDGELVFRTASYLQPAREYIVFTKLKSTEDTLLTVQKAYENRTFFEQMINPQLLIHRGGRTYFRSDLYIKRKVETNEALLREIEEKKYYLFLFTQKKNPIPDYPAKEITGLGSGYSGTEQGLTFRAGLRYDSKTMFFDFERVGDRFVAELVSVYDPLLRRSRLVSKHLHPEGEFTGIRAEIYDAPVE; from the coding sequence ATGCTGCCTCTGTTGCTACTGGCAGCCTGCTCGTCTAATGATGATGACTTCGATAAGTCACCATCACAACGCAGCAGCGAAAGCATTGCATCCTTGAAAGATGAACTTGTAAACGCACCACACGGTTGGAGGGTAATCTATTTCCCAAAGACAGACTCACTGTTATTCTCTAATCCCTCAGAACTGATACCACACAGCGGATTCAGAGGCCGTTATGGTTATGGTGGTGACTGCTTTACGATGAAGTTCAATACTGATAACACGGTAGAGATGCGTGCTGACTACACTGCTCAATCAGTGGCAACTGCACAGAGAAGTGAGTACCTTGTCAGCCGAAACAGCTATACACAGTTGAGCTTCATTACCTATAACTACCTGCACCAGCTGGTCAATGATCGTTTTGCGGGCTCTTCCGACTTCCTTTATGTGGGTAAGAATGAGGATGGAGAACTGGTATTCCGCACAGCTTCCTATCTACAGCCAGCCCGTGAGTATATTGTCTTCACGAAACTAAAAAGCACGGAGGACACACTACTGACGGTACAGAAGGCCTACGAGAACCGTACTTTCTTTGAGCAGATGATTAATCCACAGTTGCTTATCCATCGAGGTGGCCGCACCTATTTCCGTAGTGACCTCTATATTAAGCGCAAAGTAGAGACCAACGAGGCACTGCTGAGAGAAATAGAAGAAAAGAAGTATTATCTCTTCCTCTTCACCCAGAAGAAGAACCCGATACCAGACTATCCTGCAAAGGAGATAACTGGTTTAGGCTCTGGCTACTCTGGTACAGAACAGGGACTCACCTTCCGTGCTGGGTTACGTTACGATAGCAAGACCATGTTCTTCGACTTTGAACGTGTTGGTGACCGCTTTGTAGCAGAACTTGTTTCGGTTTATGACCCACTTCTACGTCGTAGCCGTCTTGTCAGCAAGCACCTCCATCCCGAAGGAGAATTCACGGGTATCCGTGCAGAGATTTACGATGCTCCAGTGGAATAA
- a CDS encoding DUF4856 domain-containing protein — protein sequence MKQKTFIYSLLLLLVSALSSCSQWEGETVESAYREPQIPDPSYQFKRNGSSSVDYLECSLLRDPLDYIYSSYLRPANIMYEGTMARVKGYYNDGEFGLKPREELAASSLHKADRTRILKDVEDIFETTGKLSGMGQPSPGTYRNHRAVQGEGGYVGIHIGDVNIAFANEKGLIVAEMFNGIVWGGIYLDKVLNVHLNDSLYKDARLRTEHERIALLPGRNYTELEHHWDLAYGYYQYWLPYVQAGGLPVLRESRIKLYNAFARGRLALTEYRYEEVLQQLQVIRAELSKVAAVRAMNLLVSDITVGNLEEDINNALVFLSQGCGAVYGLQFTVQESGKPHLSYDQVMAYINELTAGNGLWDKERLLRDEATTGSLKHVAAEIGKAYGLTLNDVKRSY from the coding sequence ATGAAACAGAAAACTTTTATCTATAGCCTCCTGCTCCTACTTGTTTCGGCATTATCATCGTGCAGTCAGTGGGAAGGAGAAACAGTAGAATCGGCTTACCGAGAACCACAGATTCCTGACCCTTCCTATCAGTTTAAGCGCAACGGAAGCAGCAGTGTAGACTATCTCGAGTGTAGCTTACTACGTGACCCGCTCGACTATATCTACAGTAGCTATCTCAGACCGGCTAACATCATGTATGAAGGTACGATGGCACGTGTCAAAGGATACTATAATGATGGTGAGTTTGGTTTGAAACCACGGGAAGAATTAGCAGCTTCATCGCTCCATAAGGCTGATAGAACACGTATTCTGAAAGATGTAGAAGATATCTTCGAGACCACTGGAAAGCTTAGCGGAATGGGACAACCAAGTCCTGGAACCTATAGAAATCATAGAGCTGTACAAGGTGAAGGTGGCTATGTAGGTATCCACATCGGCGATGTGAATATTGCCTTCGCCAACGAAAAGGGACTAATCGTTGCTGAAATGTTCAATGGTATTGTCTGGGGAGGTATCTACTTAGACAAGGTTCTAAACGTACACCTCAACGATAGCCTTTACAAGGATGCCCGTCTGCGCACAGAACATGAGCGTATTGCCCTACTACCGGGACGCAATTATACAGAGTTAGAACATCACTGGGACCTTGCCTACGGCTATTATCAGTATTGGTTGCCTTACGTGCAGGCTGGCGGATTGCCTGTATTGCGTGAGAGCCGTATCAAGCTCTACAATGCTTTTGCTCGTGGCAGACTGGCTTTGACAGAGTATCGCTATGAGGAAGTATTGCAGCAGCTGCAAGTAATAAGGGCTGAACTATCGAAGGTGGCGGCTGTAAGAGCAATGAACCTGCTGGTGAGTGATATTACGGTGGGCAATCTGGAGGAGGATATCAACAATGCGCTGGTTTTCCTTTCACAAGGCTGTGGTGCCGTCTATGGTTTACAATTCACGGTGCAGGAATCGGGCAAACCTCATTTGAGTTATGACCAAGTGATGGCATATATCAACGAACTGACTGCTGGTAACGGACTTTGGGATAAGGAGCGTCTCTTAAGAGATGAGGCTACGACAGGTTCACTCAAGCACGTCGCTGCAGAGATAGGCAAGGCATACGGCTTAACACTTAATGACGTAAAACGTTCATATTAA
- a CDS encoding fibronectin type III domain-containing protein, producing MTHKFYFIIALLLLPLIGRAQLNKELLRNGGFEEYAQPVAPPVNNNDDEGDEEEEEEEEVETFNPYQKPLFWYISDQLGYSRVKDAHSGEFAIKVYPNGHSFYSRDKDFNINCINIKAEGEYKLSYWYKGKAKNPNIVAIVDWYKGNKIVRKDRLSSEKVTRFTSEWQQKTITLTAPAGVDKAGIGFEIEYDASANDGGYILFDDISFMQTKEAQKEPTLTAPTAVKAQVQQREIELSWAAVSETGVTYEIRCNDKVIAKTEGTSYVVEKLTPNTSYRFTVTTIKGEETSKPSQVVSERTIQMSENADYEGRIPYLYTIREDGACPQTLRLYYNDLANPDALITYKIDGVSVTPEGSVLTFPSKGRHILQIEIEEAPERKWEIEYKLNVD from the coding sequence ATGACACATAAATTTTATTTCATTATAGCGCTGCTGTTGCTGCCACTTATAGGTAGAGCACAGCTGAACAAGGAACTCTTGCGCAATGGTGGCTTTGAGGAGTATGCACAGCCTGTAGCACCTCCCGTAAACAATAATGATGATGAGGGCGACGAGGAAGAAGAGGAGGAAGAGGAAGTAGAAACCTTCAATCCTTATCAGAAGCCACTTTTCTGGTATATCAGTGATCAGCTGGGCTACTCAAGGGTGAAGGATGCACATAGCGGAGAGTTCGCCATAAAGGTTTACCCTAATGGTCATTCCTTCTACTCACGTGACAAAGACTTCAATATCAACTGTATCAATATCAAAGCAGAGGGCGAATACAAGCTTTCTTACTGGTATAAGGGTAAGGCGAAGAATCCAAATATTGTTGCAATCGTCGACTGGTACAAGGGAAATAAGATCGTGAGAAAGGATCGTCTAAGTAGCGAGAAGGTCACACGTTTCACAAGCGAATGGCAGCAGAAAACGATTACGCTAACTGCTCCTGCTGGTGTTGACAAGGCTGGTATTGGCTTTGAAATCGAATACGATGCCTCGGCGAACGATGGTGGTTATATCCTCTTTGACGACATCTCTTTCATGCAGACTAAGGAAGCTCAGAAAGAACCAACCCTTACCGCACCAACAGCTGTCAAGGCACAGGTGCAACAGCGTGAGATAGAGCTGTCATGGGCTGCTGTCTCTGAAACGGGTGTGACTTATGAGATACGTTGTAACGACAAGGTGATAGCAAAGACAGAAGGAACTTCTTACGTTGTCGAAAAGCTTACACCAAACACTTCTTATCGTTTCACCGTGACTACTATCAAGGGCGAGGAGACCTCAAAGCCTTCTCAGGTAGTCAGCGAGCGTACAATACAAATGAGTGAGAATGCTGACTATGAGGGTAGAATCCCTTACCTCTATACTATACGTGAAGACGGAGCTTGTCCACAGACATTACGCCTTTATTATAACGATCTGGCAAATCCTGATGCACTCATCACCTATAAGATTGATGGAGTGAGCGTTACACCAGAGGGAAGTGTTCTTACTTTCCCAAGCAAAGGACGTCATATCCTACAGATTGAAATAGAGGAAGCCCCAGAACGTAAGTGGGAAATTGAATATAAACTGAATGTCGACTAA